A genomic region of Psychrobacter sp. M13 contains the following coding sequences:
- the wrbA gene encoding NAD(P)H:quinone oxidoreductase, which produces MSQNTPYVLVLYYSNHGTTKTLAYAIAQGIEDAGMTARIRTVPPVAPETTASSPAIPDDGDLYCTMDDLKDCMGLALGSPTHFGNMAAPLKYFWDNTVTIWLAGNLQNKPASVFTATGSMHGGQETTLLTMMLPLIHHGMMIVGLPYGEPALNRTQRGGTPYGASHVSGAGHDQKVTNDERELAVAQGYRLATAAVALAKADWQR; this is translated from the coding sequence ATGAGTCAGAATACCCCTTATGTCTTAGTGCTTTATTATTCTAATCATGGTACGACCAAAACGTTAGCTTATGCCATAGCACAAGGTATAGAAGATGCTGGCATGACGGCGCGGATTCGCACAGTGCCGCCCGTAGCCCCTGAAACGACTGCCAGCTCGCCTGCTATTCCAGATGACGGTGATCTGTATTGTACGATGGACGATCTAAAAGACTGTATGGGTCTAGCGCTGGGTAGTCCGACTCATTTTGGCAATATGGCCGCGCCACTGAAGTACTTTTGGGATAATACGGTTACTATTTGGCTGGCGGGTAACCTGCAAAATAAGCCTGCTTCGGTATTTACTGCCACAGGCTCCATGCATGGAGGGCAAGAGACCACGTTACTTACGATGATGCTGCCACTGATCCATCATGGGATGATGATTGTCGGTTTGCCTTATGGTGAGCCTGCGCTCAATCGCACTCAGCGCGGTGGTACGCCTTATGGCGCAAGCCATGTCAGTGGTGCAGGTCATGACCAAAAAGTGACCAATGATGAGCGCGAGTTAGCAGTTGCTCAAGGGTATCGTCTGGCTACTGCAGCGGTCGCTTTGGCCAAAGCTGATTGGCAGCGTTAA
- a CDS encoding DUF3108 domain-containing protein, whose amino-acid sequence MNATIQTTRSKLLSTLTMGASVAAIGALSMTTPTLANAKTIAPSSADYSFTVEDKYKGTATRTLSKSGNVWKYDVNALVAKVASASQKSTFVINGNNVAPTQASTTYKLFGIGRTHSLSFNSGNKKVASTYKGKTVNLNMAQQAFDDLSLEVQIRQDLLNGKFSGNYYMAKKDKIEKTPFKNSGKAKITVPAGTFDTVRVDRIHDDNSRSTSFWLAPSLDYLPVKVSQFNDGKKMDLELTKVN is encoded by the coding sequence ATGAACGCTACTATTCAAACAACACGCAGCAAGCTCTTATCCACATTAACAATGGGTGCAAGTGTCGCTGCTATTGGAGCCTTAAGCATGACTACCCCTACTCTCGCTAACGCAAAAACTATCGCACCCTCAAGTGCTGATTATAGCTTTACCGTTGAAGACAAATATAAAGGCACAGCTACTCGTACACTAAGCAAGTCAGGCAACGTTTGGAAATACGATGTCAATGCTTTAGTCGCTAAAGTTGCCAGCGCTTCGCAAAAAAGTACTTTTGTCATTAATGGCAACAATGTAGCCCCAACTCAGGCCAGCACAACTTACAAATTGTTTGGAATTGGTCGTACTCACAGCCTCAGCTTTAATTCAGGCAATAAAAAAGTGGCTAGTACTTATAAAGGCAAAACGGTTAATCTAAATATGGCACAGCAAGCCTTTGATGATTTAAGCTTAGAAGTACAAATTCGCCAAGACTTGCTAAATGGTAAATTCTCTGGCAACTACTATATGGCCAAAAAAGATAAAATTGAAAAAACCCCGTTTAAAAACTCAGGCAAAGCCAAAATCACGGTTCCTGCTGGTACTTTTGACACCGTACGCGTTGATCGTATCCATGATGATAATAGCCGCTCAACCAGCTTTTGGTTAGCGCCTAGCTTAGATTATCTACCTGTAAAGGTAAGCCAATTCAATGATGGTAAGAAAATGGATTTAGAATTAACCAAAGTAAATTAA
- a CDS encoding IS982 family transposase, producing MPIDEFIINIYLMVEQYYKIVVIKPLRSAGYAPKLSDPEVICMEMVGEFLHLDQDKQIWQYFTQHWQDWFPAIGSYPNFAKHCANLWQVKQQIQDKVSQIEGRDNIHFMDGFPIPVCHYGRAYRHKNYQDLAAFSYCAAKQERYYGFEGHLLVNLSGMIKGFTFAPANVDERAVAPEITTHIHGLLGADKGYISPSLTSYYDAQGVDLQTPLRANMKEDRPKPVVRRLMKARRIVETVIGQLSERFNIQRVRARDLWHLSHRLIRKILSHNLCFVLNKKLGNPPLQFDLLISS from the coding sequence ATGCCCATAGACGAATTTATCATCAATATCTATTTAATGGTAGAGCAATATTACAAAATAGTCGTCATCAAACCCTTGCGAAGTGCAGGTTACGCGCCAAAGCTAAGTGATCCTGAGGTTATTTGCATGGAGATGGTCGGTGAATTTTTACACCTTGATCAAGACAAACAAATTTGGCAATACTTTACCCAGCATTGGCAAGACTGGTTTCCAGCCATCGGCTCATACCCTAACTTCGCAAAGCACTGCGCCAATCTGTGGCAAGTCAAACAGCAGATACAAGATAAAGTCAGTCAAATTGAAGGCCGTGACAACATTCATTTTATGGATGGCTTTCCGATACCCGTCTGTCATTATGGACGCGCTTATCGGCATAAGAATTATCAAGACTTAGCAGCTTTTAGCTACTGTGCCGCTAAGCAAGAGAGGTACTATGGCTTTGAAGGCCATTTGCTTGTTAACTTATCGGGCATGATTAAAGGCTTTACCTTTGCTCCTGCCAATGTTGATGAAAGAGCGGTTGCCCCAGAAATCACCACTCATATTCATGGGCTACTTGGCGCTGATAAAGGGTATATCAGCCCTAGTCTGACATCGTACTACGATGCTCAAGGCGTGGATTTACAAACGCCACTCAGAGCCAACATGAAAGAGGATAGACCCAAACCTGTGGTAAGGCGGCTAATGAAAGCCCGCCGTATCGTTGAAACAGTCATTGGTCAGCTATCAGAACGATTTAATATACAAAGGGTACGAGCAAGAGATTTATGGCATTTGTCTCATCGATTGATTCGTAAGATTCTTTCACACAATCTGTGCTTTGTACTCAACAAAAAACTTGGTAATCCGCCTCTTCAGTTTGATTTGCTTATTTCAAGTTGA
- a CDS encoding co-chaperone GroES, producing MNIRPLHDRIVVRRIEEETKTAGGILLPGSAQEKPSQGEVLATGNGQIRDNGETRALDVKAGDKVLFGQYAGQTVKVDGEELLIMKESDVLGVLEA from the coding sequence ATGAATATCCGTCCTTTACATGATCGTATCGTAGTCCGCCGCATAGAAGAAGAAACAAAAACAGCGGGTGGCATTTTACTACCTGGTTCAGCCCAAGAAAAGCCGTCACAAGGCGAAGTGTTAGCAACTGGTAATGGTCAAATTCGTGACAATGGCGAGACTCGTGCTTTAGATGTCAAAGCTGGCGATAAAGTATTATTCGGTCAGTATGCTGGTCAAACGGTAAAAGTTGACGGCGAAGAGTTACTTATCATGAAAGAATCTGATGTATTAGGCGTGCTAGAAGCTTAA
- the groL gene encoding chaperonin GroEL (60 kDa chaperone family; promotes refolding of misfolded polypeptides especially under stressful conditions; forms two stacked rings of heptamers to form a barrel-shaped 14mer; ends can be capped by GroES; misfolded proteins enter the barrel where they are refolded when GroES binds) yields MAKDVKFGIDARKQMMDGVNVLANAVRVTLGPKGRNVVIDKSFGAPTITKDGVSVAKEIELENKFENMGAQLVREVASRTNDVAGDGTTTATVLAQSILQEGMKSVAAGMNPMDLKRGIDKAVRAAVEQIHLLSTPADDSKAIAQVGSISANSDTKIGELIAEAMEKVGKQGVITVEEGSSFEDTLEVVEGMQFDRGYISPYFANKQDSLTAEFENPYILLVDKKISNIREIVPLLEQVMQQSKPLLIIAEDVENEALATLVVNNMRGGLKTCAVKAPGFGDRRKAMLEDIATLTGGTVISEEIGLSLETATLEQLGTAKKVTIGKENTVIVDGAGNSADIENRVESIKRQVEESTSDYDKEKLQERMAKLAGGVAVIKVGAATETEMKEKKDRVDDALHATRAAVEEGVVPGGGVALVRAMNALSELRGDNDDQNAGINILRRAMEAPLRQIVTNSGEEASVVVNEVKSGSGNYGYNAASGEYGDMLEMGILDPAKVARSALENAASVAGLMLTTEVMITDLPESADPMAGMGGGGMGGMGGMGGMM; encoded by the coding sequence ATGGCAAAAGACGTAAAATTCGGCATAGATGCCCGTAAACAAATGATGGACGGCGTAAACGTCCTTGCAAATGCAGTACGAGTAACGCTAGGCCCTAAAGGTCGCAACGTGGTCATCGATAAGTCATTTGGCGCGCCAACCATCACTAAAGATGGTGTTTCAGTTGCCAAAGAAATCGAGCTTGAAAACAAATTTGAAAACATGGGCGCTCAATTGGTTCGTGAAGTCGCTAGCCGTACTAATGATGTGGCTGGTGATGGTACAACCACAGCTACTGTATTGGCTCAGTCAATCTTGCAAGAAGGCATGAAATCAGTTGCTGCTGGCATGAACCCAATGGATCTTAAGCGCGGTATTGATAAAGCGGTTCGCGCAGCTGTTGAGCAAATTCATTTGCTATCAACCCCAGCTGACGATTCAAAAGCGATTGCCCAAGTTGGTTCTATCTCTGCCAACTCAGACACCAAAATTGGTGAACTAATTGCTGAAGCGATGGAAAAAGTCGGTAAGCAAGGTGTTATCACTGTTGAAGAAGGTTCAAGCTTTGAAGATACCTTAGAAGTCGTCGAAGGTATGCAGTTTGACCGTGGTTATATCAGCCCGTACTTTGCTAATAAGCAAGATAGCTTGACCGCTGAATTTGAAAACCCATATATCTTACTAGTTGATAAAAAAATCAGCAATATCCGCGAAATCGTGCCATTACTTGAGCAAGTCATGCAGCAGAGCAAGCCATTGCTAATCATCGCTGAAGACGTAGAAAACGAAGCATTGGCGACATTGGTTGTCAACAACATGCGTGGCGGCTTGAAAACTTGTGCCGTTAAAGCACCAGGTTTTGGCGATCGTCGTAAAGCCATGCTAGAAGATATCGCAACGTTAACTGGCGGTACCGTTATCTCTGAAGAGATTGGTTTGAGCCTTGAGACTGCGACTCTTGAGCAATTGGGTACGGCTAAAAAAGTTACTATCGGTAAAGAAAACACCGTAATCGTTGACGGTGCTGGTAACTCTGCTGATATCGAAAACCGCGTTGAATCTATCAAACGTCAAGTTGAAGAATCAACGTCTGATTACGACAAAGAAAAGCTTCAAGAGCGTATGGCAAAACTAGCTGGCGGCGTTGCCGTTATCAAAGTTGGCGCTGCGACTGAAACTGAAATGAAAGAGAAAAAAGATCGTGTTGACGATGCGCTACATGCGACTCGCGCTGCGGTTGAAGAAGGCGTAGTTCCTGGCGGCGGCGTTGCCTTAGTTCGTGCAATGAATGCATTGTCTGAGCTACGTGGCGACAACGATGACCAAAACGCGGGTATCAATATCCTACGTCGCGCCATGGAAGCACCATTACGTCAAATCGTGACCAACTCAGGCGAAGAAGCCTCAGTAGTGGTTAACGAAGTCAAAAGCGGTAGCGGTAACTACGGTTACAATGCTGCGTCTGGTGAATACGGCGATATGCTTGAGATGGGTATCCTAGATCCAGCTAAAGTTGCTCGTTCAGCACTAGAAAACGCAGCTTCTGTCGCAGGTCTCATGTTGACTACTGAAGTTATGATCACTGATTTACCAGAAAGCGCTGATCCTATGGCTGGCATGGGTGGCGGTGGAATGGGCGGAATGGGTGGAATGGGCGGCATGATGTAA
- a CDS encoding FKBP-type peptidyl-prolyl cis-trans isomerase N-terminal domain-containing protein, protein MNRKSIRLLATIVSVVCVTQAQAVSSESIDIREVSYALGYQEALANEDLIPRIDLEAFHQGFRASYNDADPLFSENDMHNTLVDFYETDKQRTPKISDK, encoded by the coding sequence ATGAATAGGAAAAGCATAAGGCTACTGGCTACAATTGTTTCAGTTGTATGCGTTACTCAAGCACAAGCAGTGAGTTCAGAAAGTATCGATATTAGAGAAGTCAGTTATGCCTTAGGTTATCAAGAGGCATTGGCTAATGAAGATTTAATACCCAGAATAGACTTAGAAGCATTTCATCAAGGCTTTAGAGCAAGTTATAACGATGCAGACCCTCTATTTTCTGAAAATGACATGCATAACACGCTGGTAGATTTTTATGAAACAGATAAGCAAAGAACGCCTAAAATTTCTGATAAGTAA
- the yaaA gene encoding peroxide stress protein YaaA, with product MYFVLSPAKSLNETDAVPLNLGNYYSQPALIEDSAALIKNLKAKDPIDLQELMSISDDLAQLNAQRNQAWQLPFTSDNAKPATYLFDGDVYTGLASYEMDKETILYLNEHLGILSGLYGLLKPLDLMLPYRLEMGTKLKNERGANLYDFWGEQITDAINKQMADSEDKVLVNLASNEYFKAVKKKALDAQIITPRFEDEKNGTYKVISFYAKKARGLMVKYAADNKLNHAEQLKQFDLAGYYYCAEASDDKTWTFRRDAGDQ from the coding sequence ATGTATTTTGTACTCTCTCCTGCAAAATCCTTAAATGAGACCGATGCTGTGCCATTAAATCTTGGCAATTATTATAGTCAGCCCGCCCTTATTGAAGACTCAGCTGCGCTCATAAAAAACCTCAAAGCTAAAGATCCGATAGACTTGCAAGAATTGATGAGTATTTCTGACGATCTAGCACAATTGAATGCACAGCGCAATCAAGCGTGGCAGCTACCCTTTACCTCTGATAATGCTAAGCCTGCGACTTATCTATTCGATGGCGATGTCTATACCGGGCTTGCCAGCTATGAGATGGATAAAGAGACCATATTATATCTCAATGAGCACTTAGGTATTCTGTCAGGACTATATGGTCTACTAAAACCCTTGGATTTGATGCTACCGTATCGATTAGAGATGGGTACTAAGCTTAAAAACGAGCGCGGTGCTAATTTATATGATTTTTGGGGTGAGCAGATCACTGACGCTATCAATAAGCAAATGGCAGATAGTGAGGACAAAGTATTAGTGAATTTGGCGTCGAACGAATACTTTAAAGCGGTTAAGAAAAAGGCATTAGATGCGCAAATTATCACGCCTAGATTTGAGGATGAGAAAAATGGCACGTATAAAGTGATTAGCTTTTATGCCAAAAAAGCCCGTGGACTGATGGTTAAATATGCAGCAGATAATAAGCTGAACCATGCGGAACAATTAAAACAGTTTGATTTGGCGGGATATTATTATTGTGCGGAGGCTTCTGATGATAAGACTTGGACTTTTCGGCGGGATGCTGGAGATCAGTAG